In one window of Streptomyces sp. FXJ1.172 DNA:
- a CDS encoding AAA family ATPase — protein MPLWPVYTGTNEPHDGITKLPPPPPWRAFDGGPVLDAPDAAADASAVSPDRMHRAETYQATQQTVQLVNAALYLRRPLLVTGPPGTGKSSLVYAVARELRLGPVLRWNITSRSTLHDGLYQYDPLSRLYAARQAAARQDHAAGTAAGTWAEGTRAEGTRGTADGSGIEHHLRLGPLGTALLPYARPRALLVDEIDKSDLDLPNDLLNVLEEGQYEIPELVRASRPGADDIAEVMTDGTGERAPVARGRVRCRAFPFVVLTSNGEREFPPAFLRRCVTLHLRQPDDRHLAEIVRAHLGEPDAYAQTLIDRFLSRAGVGDLATDQLLNAIYLARSADLDAESLDRLAEQLMPYLGRTAQPDVF, from the coding sequence ATGCCCCTGTGGCCCGTCTACACCGGTACGAACGAGCCGCACGACGGCATCACGAAGCTGCCCCCGCCGCCGCCCTGGCGGGCCTTCGACGGCGGGCCGGTGCTCGACGCCCCGGACGCGGCCGCCGACGCCTCCGCCGTATCGCCGGACCGTATGCACCGTGCCGAGACGTACCAGGCCACGCAGCAGACGGTCCAGCTGGTCAACGCGGCCCTGTATCTGCGCCGTCCGCTGCTGGTCACCGGCCCGCCGGGCACGGGCAAGTCCTCGCTCGTGTACGCGGTCGCCCGGGAGCTGCGGCTCGGCCCGGTACTGCGCTGGAACATCACCAGCCGCAGCACGCTCCACGACGGCCTCTACCAGTACGACCCGCTCTCCCGGCTCTACGCGGCCCGGCAGGCGGCCGCCCGGCAGGACCACGCGGCGGGCACGGCCGCAGGGACATGGGCCGAAGGGACACGGGCCGAAGGAACGCGGGGCACGGCCGACGGGTCCGGTATCGAACACCATCTGCGGCTCGGCCCTCTCGGCACCGCCCTCCTGCCGTACGCCCGCCCCCGCGCCCTGCTCGTCGACGAGATCGACAAGAGCGACCTCGACCTGCCCAACGACCTGCTGAACGTGCTGGAGGAAGGCCAGTACGAGATCCCCGAGCTGGTGCGCGCCTCCCGGCCCGGCGCGGACGACATCGCCGAGGTGATGACCGACGGCACCGGCGAGCGGGCCCCGGTGGCGCGCGGCCGGGTCCGCTGCCGGGCCTTTCCCTTCGTCGTCCTCACCAGCAACGGCGAGCGCGAGTTCCCGCCCGCCTTCCTGCGGCGCTGTGTCACGCTGCATCTGCGGCAGCCGGACGACCGGCACCTCGCCGAGATCGTCCGCGCCCACCTGGGCGAACCCGACGCGTACGCGCAGACCCTGATCGACCGCTTCCTGTCCCGGGCGGGCGTCGGCGACCTGGCCACCGACCAGCTCCTCAACGCGATCTATCTGGCCCGCTCCGCCGATCTGGACGCCGAGTCCCTCGACCGGCTGGCCGAACAGCTGATGCCGTACCTGGGCCGGACCGCGCAGCCCGATGTCTTCTGA
- a CDS encoding SAV_2336 N-terminal domain-related protein — translation MSSERSLARLADVLAGAAHGVRPTPLELAELLWLARHMRPATTEPGATGRSVADAGATGSAAQERQAPPPPAPAQQPSAEPRRPSPREDRAERADRARGPAPAVPGPGRACEPPSRVPLHLPSHRAATAADRPHTTLLAPAPPMLRHPLALQRALRPLGRRVDAPVGHELEERATADRIARLGAGPQWWLPVLRPAQERWLRLNLVYDAGPTMPVWRPLIRELHTALAQSGIFRTVALYRAAADGTVRGPGLPAPADGRTVTLLVSDCMGPQWREGRAGTLWYDTLRRWARRTPLAVVQPLPEHLWRDTALPATPGRLSAPHPVAPNATLTFTSYEQHEQHEQHARLEFSVTDGAHGAVPLPVLEPEPRWLGHWAGLLTTPGGVEFPAAVAELGRPLAADAEDRTDVGLLSAEELVLRFRAKASPEAFRLAGHLAVGRPDLPVMRLVQAAVEPDPRPQHLAEVVLSGMLTSVTSGPPGSYAFREGVRELLLLGLPRTARKNTAELLGRVGEFIDRRAARAPGEFRASVPAARGTDAAVESDPFAMVSEDSVRRLAAQAGTAEPAGVLFAGRYALLRQPEPGGTGRLAEDTQDGNALVVVHSYPRGWSSAGFTELCRRLGAVRHPRISRIRDYGFADGTPYGFGDGTPYLVGEFVAGPTLRQRLEDPAGGLSADEITALLPPLAEAVVALHTQYGPHGPLTADSVVLTPDGPVLTCLAAAPAADGRPPPDDLPALGRMVRALRARYRDGPDALGEELDAAVADLLSGRLEAQLRGADRLRRLPPHRERTLGISLLGPLRVTRDGDPLAIDRPEEQGVLCQLLLRRGEPATREDLADGLWGPRDRHGSPELVDTYLTHLRHLLGPDVLTADNGYALHLDHVCAPDDIDVHRFRRLGAEAEQADAAGDRARAGELAGAALELWRGEPLYGVPGPAARHTRTSLYAFRSTLDTILAKHRGASGRPEILFTADALTGHPEARITLEAAVHEILERGSLTPRQYEVEVRADGYLVRTEPGVFLLPVLVAVLRELPLALGRLADPPRLRVTFGQPPVRPPQTPADVMVVVPPALYDDFTTSSAAQGTRRFWPLYPDSAPDTPPAAWYCPLGPPGSPEPGERDLVQGPFITRDLRELGIPAPGRSAIVHTRADGPLTLLDPIQPYGTLAPRPETYYSVDLTAHHARYTVPLPSSGKGAFAAAVELSWHVDDPVAFVRGETGHVAGLLLEHLRGAAVRVTRRHPLRRAGAAQRAVNAEVDDWPVPGLAVSYTVHLVPEGTPVPVAEPPVPSRGRLSALLSGAESVLVGFDGPLARLFSAQTARAAVLELLSVLAEHRDPQDALAGRPLAVAGDAGREAFVHPLDLLRAFAHDRFGPLLRARLDDLELHAVPDAPTTHQSLALVRALHRSGRRVSVVTDVSTQAVHRYLSPYRLPLVGVHGRPDDLGLLMPHPDCLLRALGSPGALGSPGALGSPGAPGAPVRGGVLISSSVAELTAAQQLGLPVIGFAPTSAGRRHLAEGGSDITVSSLEPLLEAARSL, via the coding sequence ATGTCTTCTGAGCGCTCCCTGGCCCGCCTGGCCGACGTGCTCGCCGGGGCGGCCCACGGGGTGCGCCCGACCCCGCTCGAACTGGCGGAACTGCTCTGGCTGGCCCGGCACATGAGGCCCGCCACCACGGAACCCGGTGCCACCGGGCGCAGCGTCGCCGACGCCGGAGCCACCGGGTCCGCGGCCCAGGAGCGGCAAGCGCCGCCCCCGCCCGCACCGGCGCAGCAGCCGTCGGCCGAGCCTCGCCGGCCCTCCCCGCGAGAGGACCGGGCGGAGCGGGCGGACCGGGCGCGCGGGCCCGCCCCGGCGGTGCCCGGACCCGGCCGGGCCTGCGAACCGCCCTCCCGCGTCCCTCTGCACCTGCCCTCCCACCGCGCTGCCACCGCGGCCGACCGGCCCCACACCACGCTCCTGGCCCCGGCGCCCCCGATGCTGCGCCACCCGCTCGCGCTGCAACGCGCGCTGCGCCCGCTGGGACGCCGGGTCGACGCGCCCGTGGGCCACGAGCTGGAGGAGCGGGCGACCGCCGACCGCATCGCCCGCCTGGGCGCCGGCCCCCAGTGGTGGCTGCCGGTCCTGCGCCCCGCCCAGGAGCGCTGGCTGCGCCTGAACCTGGTGTACGACGCCGGCCCCACCATGCCGGTCTGGCGCCCTCTGATCCGTGAACTGCACACGGCCCTGGCCCAGTCGGGCATCTTCCGCACGGTCGCCCTGTACCGCGCCGCCGCCGACGGCACCGTACGCGGCCCCGGCCTGCCCGCCCCCGCCGACGGCCGTACCGTCACCCTCCTGGTCAGCGACTGCATGGGCCCGCAGTGGCGGGAGGGGCGCGCCGGCACCCTCTGGTACGACACACTGCGCCGCTGGGCACGCCGGACGCCCCTGGCCGTCGTACAGCCGCTCCCGGAGCACCTGTGGCGGGACACGGCTCTGCCCGCCACCCCCGGCCGCCTCTCGGCCCCGCACCCGGTGGCGCCCAACGCGACGCTGACGTTCACCTCGTACGAGCAGCACGAGCAGCACGAGCAGCACGCGCGGCTCGAGTTCTCCGTGACCGACGGGGCCCACGGGGCCGTCCCGTTGCCCGTGCTGGAACCGGAGCCGCGGTGGCTGGGGCATTGGGCCGGGCTGCTCACGACGCCGGGAGGCGTGGAATTCCCCGCCGCGGTCGCCGAGTTGGGCCGTCCGCTGGCCGCCGACGCCGAAGACCGCACGGACGTCGGCCTGTTGTCCGCCGAGGAACTGGTCCTGCGGTTCCGGGCGAAGGCCTCCCCCGAAGCGTTCCGGCTGGCCGGCCATCTCGCGGTGGGGCGCCCCGATCTGCCGGTGATGCGGCTGGTCCAGGCCGCCGTCGAGCCGGACCCACGGCCCCAGCACCTGGCGGAGGTCGTCCTCAGCGGCATGCTCACCAGCGTCACGAGCGGCCCGCCGGGCTCCTACGCCTTCCGGGAGGGGGTGCGCGAGCTGCTCCTGCTCGGCCTGCCGCGCACCGCCCGCAAGAACACCGCCGAACTCCTCGGCAGGGTAGGAGAGTTCATCGACCGCCGGGCCGCCCGGGCACCGGGCGAGTTCCGGGCGTCGGTCCCGGCCGCGCGCGGGACGGACGCGGCCGTGGAGAGCGATCCCTTCGCCATGGTCAGCGAGGACAGCGTGCGGCGGCTTGCGGCGCAGGCGGGTACCGCCGAGCCGGCCGGGGTGCTGTTCGCGGGTCGGTATGCGCTGCTGCGGCAGCCGGAACCGGGGGGGACCGGCCGGCTCGCCGAGGACACGCAGGACGGGAACGCCCTCGTCGTGGTGCACAGCTATCCGCGGGGATGGTCCTCGGCCGGCTTCACGGAACTGTGCCGACGCCTCGGCGCGGTCCGCCACCCGAGGATCTCCCGGATCCGGGACTACGGCTTCGCCGACGGTACGCCGTACGGCTTCGGCGACGGAACCCCGTACCTGGTCGGTGAGTTCGTCGCCGGCCCGACGCTGCGGCAACGTCTCGAAGACCCCGCGGGCGGCCTGTCGGCCGACGAGATCACCGCCCTGCTCCCGCCGCTCGCCGAGGCAGTCGTCGCCCTGCACACGCAGTACGGACCGCACGGGCCGCTGACGGCGGACTCCGTCGTCCTCACCCCGGACGGACCGGTCCTGACCTGCCTGGCCGCCGCACCGGCGGCCGACGGGCGGCCGCCGCCGGACGATCTCCCGGCGCTCGGGCGCATGGTGCGCGCGCTGCGCGCCCGGTACCGCGACGGACCGGACGCGCTCGGCGAAGAACTGGACGCGGCCGTGGCCGACCTCCTCTCCGGCCGCCTGGAGGCACAACTGCGCGGCGCCGACCGGCTCCGCCGCCTCCCGCCGCACCGGGAGCGAACCCTCGGAATCTCCCTCCTCGGTCCGCTCCGCGTCACGCGGGACGGTGACCCGCTCGCCATCGACCGCCCCGAGGAGCAGGGGGTCCTGTGCCAGCTGCTGCTCCGCCGGGGCGAGCCCGCCACGCGCGAGGATCTCGCGGACGGGCTCTGGGGTCCCCGGGACCGCCACGGCTCACCCGAGCTTGTGGACACGTATCTCACCCATCTGCGCCACCTGCTCGGGCCGGACGTCCTGACGGCCGACAACGGCTACGCCCTCCACCTCGACCACGTCTGCGCCCCCGACGACATCGACGTCCACCGCTTCAGGCGGCTGGGCGCCGAGGCCGAACAGGCCGATGCCGCCGGCGACCGGGCACGCGCGGGTGAACTGGCGGGCGCAGCACTGGAGTTGTGGCGAGGAGAACCTCTGTACGGTGTTCCGGGACCAGCCGCTCGGCATACCCGGACCAGTCTCTACGCCTTCCGCAGCACACTCGACACGATCCTGGCAAAGCACCGGGGTGCCTCCGGCCGCCCCGAGATCCTCTTCACCGCCGACGCCCTCACCGGCCACCCCGAAGCCCGGATCACCCTGGAAGCCGCCGTGCACGAGATCCTCGAGCGCGGCTCGCTCACCCCCCGCCAGTACGAGGTGGAGGTCCGCGCGGACGGCTACCTCGTGCGCACCGAACCCGGCGTCTTCCTCCTGCCCGTCCTGGTCGCCGTGCTGCGTGAACTCCCCCTGGCGCTTGGCCGGCTGGCCGATCCCCCGCGCCTGCGGGTCACCTTCGGACAGCCGCCCGTGCGGCCGCCGCAGACCCCCGCGGACGTCATGGTCGTCGTACCGCCCGCGCTGTACGACGACTTCACCACCAGCTCCGCCGCCCAGGGCACCCGGCGCTTTTGGCCGCTCTACCCCGACAGCGCCCCGGACACCCCACCGGCCGCCTGGTACTGCCCCCTCGGGCCGCCGGGCTCCCCCGAACCCGGCGAACGCGACCTGGTCCAGGGCCCCTTCATCACCCGCGACCTGCGCGAGCTGGGCATCCCCGCGCCGGGCCGCTCGGCGATCGTCCACACCCGGGCCGACGGCCCGCTCACCCTGCTCGACCCGATCCAGCCGTACGGCACGCTCGCGCCCCGGCCCGAGACGTACTACTCGGTCGACCTCACCGCGCACCATGCCCGGTACACCGTGCCCCTGCCCAGCTCCGGCAAGGGCGCGTTCGCCGCCGCGGTGGAGCTGTCCTGGCACGTCGACGATCCCGTCGCCTTCGTCCGCGGTGAGACCGGCCACGTCGCCGGGCTCCTGCTGGAGCACCTGCGCGGCGCGGCGGTCCGTGTCACCCGCCGGCATCCGCTGCGCCGGGCGGGCGCGGCCCAGCGGGCGGTGAACGCGGAGGTGGACGACTGGCCGGTGCCGGGGCTGGCGGTGTCGTACACCGTGCACCTGGTCCCGGAAGGAACACCCGTGCCGGTGGCGGAGCCGCCGGTTCCGTCACGTGGCCGCCTGTCGGCCCTGCTCTCCGGCGCCGAGAGCGTGCTGGTCGGCTTCGACGGCCCGCTCGCCCGGTTGTTCTCGGCGCAGACGGCGCGTGCGGCCGTTCTCGAGCTGCTGTCCGTCCTGGCCGAGCACCGCGATCCGCAGGACGCGCTGGCGGGCCGGCCCCTGGCCGTCGCGGGCGACGCCGGCCGGGAGGCGTTCGTGCATCCGCTGGACCTGCTGCGCGCCTTCGCCCACGACCGGTTCGGTCCCCTGCTGCGGGCCCGCCTGGACGACCTGGAGCTGCACGCCGTTCCCGACGCGCCCACGACCCACCAGTCCCTCGCGCTCGTCCGCGCCCTGCACAGGTCCGGTCGTCGCGTCAGTGTGGTGACGGACGTGAGCACACAGGCGGTCCACCGCTACCTGTCGCCCTACCGCCTGCCCCTCGTGGGGGTGCATGGCCGCCCCGACGACCTCGGCCTGCTGATGCCCCATCCCGACTGCCTGCTCCGCGCCCTCGGCTCCCCCGGCGCCCTCGGCTCCCCCGGCGCCCTCGGCTCCCCCGGCGCCCCCGGCGCCCCGGTCCGCGGCGGCGTCCTGATCAGCTCGTCCGTCGCCGAACTCACCGCCGCCCAGCAGCTCGGCCTCCCCGTCATCGGCTTCGCCCCCACCTCCGCCGGGCGCCGGCACCTGGCGGAGGGCGGCAGCGACATCACCGTCTCGTCCCTGGAACCACTCCTCGAGGCCGCCCGCTCACTCTGA
- a CDS encoding carboxyl transferase domain-containing protein, which yields MPERHSARAILSLVADDGSFRELPHPARASRPDGPLAWRGYDASRARAAARTGEEESAVCGTARVEGTPAVLIAFEFGFLGGSLGERTGDRLEAAYEHARAHRLPVVPLVATGGSRMQEGMLALTQLQRVARQSVLTREAGLPQIAVLRDPTTGGGWATLGAGADVVLALPGAQVGFAGSRVRPPDADPAAYTAQAQVAAGAADAVVPPERLKRTLGLWLRLLTVPAAEALPPPALGLAGLPCTGWEAVQRARSPERPRAQAYLDAWFTHRLGISGDRCGGTDPEGMLCGFGERDGRSVAYAAQTGTATRPAGYRTAARLIRLADRLGIPVLTLVDTPGAANDAEAERQGAGPAIAEVFGAVAAARVPLTTLVIGEGGSGGALALAAPGNTWATPDSYFSVIAPELAAAILKRPQQEVETTAEQLRIRPQDLVELGVVRGIVDHPPSWPRR from the coding sequence GTGCCTGAGCGGCACTCGGCGCGCGCGATCCTGTCGCTGGTGGCGGACGACGGATCCTTCCGCGAACTACCGCATCCGGCAAGGGCGTCGCGGCCCGACGGCCCCCTCGCCTGGCGGGGCTACGACGCCTCGCGCGCCCGCGCCGCCGCCCGCACCGGTGAGGAGGAGTCGGCCGTCTGCGGCACCGCGCGCGTCGAGGGCACCCCGGCCGTGCTGATCGCCTTCGAGTTCGGCTTCCTGGGCGGCTCGCTGGGCGAGCGGACCGGGGACCGGCTGGAGGCGGCGTACGAGCACGCCCGTGCCCACCGGCTGCCGGTCGTGCCGTTGGTCGCGACCGGGGGCAGCCGGATGCAGGAGGGCATGCTCGCCCTCACCCAACTGCAGCGCGTGGCCCGGCAGTCGGTGCTCACCCGCGAGGCCGGGCTGCCGCAGATCGCGGTCCTGCGGGACCCGACGACCGGCGGCGGCTGGGCCACCCTCGGCGCGGGCGCGGACGTCGTCCTCGCCCTGCCCGGCGCACAGGTGGGCTTCGCCGGCTCCCGGGTCCGCCCGCCGGACGCCGACCCGGCCGCGTACACGGCACAGGCACAGGTGGCGGCGGGGGCGGCGGACGCGGTCGTACCACCGGAGCGGCTGAAGCGGACGCTGGGGCTGTGGCTGCGGCTGCTCACCGTCCCGGCGGCCGAGGCGCTCCCGCCCCCGGCACTGGGCCTGGCGGGCCTCCCCTGCACCGGCTGGGAAGCCGTCCAGCGCGCCCGCTCCCCCGAACGCCCCCGGGCCCAGGCCTACTTGGACGCCTGGTTCACCCACCGCCTCGGTATCAGCGGTGACCGGTGCGGCGGCACCGACCCCGAGGGCATGCTCTGCGGGTTCGGTGAGCGGGACGGCCGCAGCGTGGCCTACGCGGCGCAGACTGGGACGGCGACCCGGCCCGCCGGGTACCGCACCGCCGCCCGGCTGATCCGGCTCGCGGACCGGCTGGGGATCCCCGTACTGACACTGGTGGACACCCCGGGCGCCGCGAACGACGCGGAGGCCGAGCGGCAGGGGGCGGGCCCGGCGATCGCGGAGGTCTTCGGGGCGGTGGCCGCCGCCCGTGTCCCCCTCACCACGCTGGTCATCGGCGAGGGCGGCTCCGGCGGCGCCCTCGCCCTGGCCGCACCCGGCAACACCTGGGCCACCCCGGACAGCTACTTCTCGGTGATCGCCCCGGAGCTCGCGGCGGCCATCCTCAAACGCCCGCAGCAGGAGGTGGAGACGACCGCCGAGCAGCTGCGGATCCGGCCGCAGGACCTGGTGGAGCTGGGGGTGGTCCGAGGAATCGTGGACCACCCCCCGTCCTGGCCACGAAGGTGA
- a CDS encoding CU044_2847 family protein, producing the protein MDGLVEFSTEDGALVVVEGVSTRPGTRLVSRGDGPAQAARTFEGALEGVRAAAASALRVFRDGSLRPDAVEIEFGVKLSAEAGAVIAKGSTEGHLVVKLSWSPGQGALEQPAPGATVPAATVPGQATAEPAAAEPESTDR; encoded by the coding sequence ATGGACGGGTTGGTGGAGTTCAGCACCGAGGACGGCGCGCTCGTGGTGGTGGAGGGCGTCAGCACCAGGCCGGGCACCCGCCTCGTCTCCCGCGGCGACGGACCGGCGCAGGCGGCGCGCACGTTCGAGGGAGCGCTGGAGGGAGTCCGGGCGGCGGCCGCGTCCGCGCTGCGGGTCTTCCGGGACGGCAGCCTGCGCCCCGACGCGGTGGAGATCGAGTTCGGCGTCAAGCTGTCCGCGGAGGCCGGTGCGGTCATCGCGAAGGGATCGACGGAGGGCCACCTGGTCGTCAAGCTCAGCTGGTCGCCGGGGCAGGGAGCCCTGGAGCAGCCCGCACCGGGAGCGACGGTGCCGGCAGCGACCGTGCCGGGCCAGGCCACGGCGGAACCGGCCGCGGCGGAACCCGAGTCCACCGACCGCTGA
- a CDS encoding VMAP-C domain-containing protein → MSRAAWQARIVCGDEVGAGFLVAGRRVLTCAHVVRWSDLATVTVSFPHARELGELSASVVAHGGWAGEVTDPGDVAVLELDRDVPLTPAGFAPPDTAYTEPYPKLIAYGFPEGYDEGTLAEYQAVSGQLIADEWLELVAWNGYGQPLVAGFSGSAATLPDGRVVGMVSAASGTPEVRKGRMLPLDVMARYWPELGELVPTPGHGNDARRRLYALLRRAAADPVCDPDRLYVDAVGPFGPALPPGGFTSLWAAAAYVQWEVPDPDAVSRFADRLRELLDGAAARPPQSPPPPAASAWSPVVVEIDHSGAGPDQVTVEVSAYRDGLRRPVGACRLPRTGVRAYVQNRIDEAVAHLSPDADELVTFVLSREWLNEAVAHWECSAEDSTPLGCAYPLVVTDRARHRSGRLRHQLGKKWQKLDSGGGAEVHRVECGTRERPPSLRKRLWDGDAGLAAFAAPPAQARQHFEVGLTVPVPVLLWPRTGCPGTAHGDTDCQGGPHGDPTCPGSAFLDQLAASLVGVPPAELPRHVLSLRLTADAADEPDAHWARDLQLLWDDPRCFAETTASLHSPVG, encoded by the coding sequence ATGAGCCGCGCTGCCTGGCAGGCCCGGATCGTGTGCGGCGACGAGGTGGGTGCCGGCTTCCTGGTCGCCGGCCGCCGGGTGCTCACCTGCGCCCATGTCGTCAGGTGGAGCGACCTGGCGACGGTCACCGTCTCCTTCCCGCACGCCAGGGAGCTGGGCGAGCTGTCCGCGTCGGTCGTCGCCCACGGCGGCTGGGCCGGGGAGGTCACCGACCCCGGCGACGTCGCCGTACTCGAACTGGACCGTGACGTCCCGCTCACCCCGGCCGGCTTCGCTCCGCCCGACACCGCGTACACCGAGCCGTACCCCAAACTGATCGCCTACGGCTTCCCCGAGGGCTACGACGAGGGCACGCTTGCCGAATACCAGGCCGTTTCGGGCCAGTTGATTGCCGATGAGTGGCTGGAACTGGTCGCGTGGAACGGGTACGGGCAGCCGCTCGTGGCCGGATTCAGCGGGTCCGCGGCGACCCTGCCGGACGGCAGGGTGGTGGGCATGGTCTCCGCGGCCTCGGGCACGCCGGAGGTCCGCAAGGGCCGCATGCTGCCGCTGGACGTCATGGCCCGCTACTGGCCCGAGCTGGGCGAGCTGGTGCCCACGCCCGGTCACGGGAACGATGCCCGCCGACGGCTGTACGCCCTGCTGCGGCGGGCGGCGGCCGACCCCGTGTGCGATCCGGACCGGCTGTACGTGGACGCGGTGGGGCCCTTCGGGCCGGCCCTGCCGCCGGGCGGTTTCACCTCCCTGTGGGCGGCCGCCGCGTATGTCCAGTGGGAGGTCCCGGACCCGGACGCGGTGAGCCGGTTCGCCGACCGGCTGCGGGAACTGCTGGACGGCGCCGCGGCACGTCCCCCGCAGTCCCCTCCCCCGCCGGCCGCATCGGCGTGGTCTCCGGTCGTCGTCGAGATCGATCACAGTGGCGCCGGTCCCGACCAGGTCACCGTCGAGGTGTCCGCGTACCGCGACGGCCTGCGCCGGCCGGTGGGCGCGTGCCGGCTGCCGCGCACCGGTGTACGGGCCTATGTGCAGAACCGCATCGACGAGGCCGTCGCCCACCTCTCCCCGGACGCCGACGAGCTGGTGACGTTCGTCCTGTCGCGGGAGTGGCTCAACGAGGCGGTGGCGCACTGGGAGTGCAGTGCGGAGGACAGCACGCCGCTCGGCTGCGCCTACCCCCTCGTGGTGACCGACCGCGCGCGCCACCGCAGCGGCAGGCTGCGCCACCAGTTGGGCAAGAAGTGGCAGAAGCTTGACTCGGGAGGCGGAGCCGAGGTCCACCGTGTGGAGTGCGGCACCCGGGAGCGGCCGCCGAGCCTGCGCAAGCGGCTGTGGGACGGCGACGCCGGACTGGCGGCCTTCGCGGCCCCGCCCGCACAGGCGCGGCAGCACTTCGAGGTCGGCCTCACGGTCCCCGTTCCGGTCCTGCTGTGGCCCCGGACCGGCTGTCCCGGCACCGCGCACGGGGACACGGACTGCCAGGGCGGCCCGCACGGGGACCCGACCTGCCCGGGCAGCGCGTTCCTCGACCAGCTCGCCGCCTCGCTCGTCGGCGTACCGCCCGCCGAACTCCCGCGCCACGTCCTGTCGTTGCGGCTGACCGCCGACGCCGCCGACGAACCGGACGCGCACTGGGCGAGAGACCTCCAGCTGCTCTGGGACGACCCGCGCTGCTTCGCCGAGACCACCGCGAGCCTGCACTCACCCGTCGGCTGA
- a CDS encoding acyl-CoA synthetase, with protein MSSLFPALADGPAGRIALRFGERSLTYGALAGAAGAVAGRLSGAGRVAVWATPELETAVAVTGVLLAGAAAVPLNPKSGEKELAHIVADSAPTLVLAAPGAELPAGLGDLPRLDVDATAAGPAPEADVADGDPALIVYTSGTTGPPKGAVLSRRALATTLDALADAWQWTEADVLVHGLPLFHVHGLVLGVLGPLRRGGGVRHLGRFSTEGVARELNDGASMLFGVPTMYHRIAEALPDDPALAEALGRARLLVSGSAALPVHDHERIAAATGRRVIERYGMTETLMNTSVRADGEARAGTVGVPLPGVDLRLVEEDGTPIAAYDGESVGEIQVRGPNLFTEYLNRPDATAAAFTADGWFRTGDMAVREPDGYVRIVGRKATDLIKSGGYKIGAGEIENALLEHPGVREAAVTGEPDPDLGERIVAWIVPADPQAPPAAEELADHVARRLAPHKRPRVVHHLRALPRNDMGKIMKRALVAGA; from the coding sequence GTGTCCTCCCTCTTCCCCGCCCTGGCGGACGGCCCGGCCGGCCGGATCGCCCTGCGGTTCGGTGAGCGGTCCCTGACGTACGGCGCCCTGGCGGGGGCCGCCGGGGCGGTCGCCGGGCGGCTGAGCGGCGCCGGCCGGGTCGCCGTGTGGGCCACCCCGGAGCTGGAGACCGCCGTCGCCGTGACGGGCGTCCTGCTCGCCGGGGCGGCCGCCGTGCCGCTGAACCCGAAGTCGGGCGAGAAGGAACTCGCGCACATCGTCGCCGACAGCGCCCCCACCCTCGTCCTGGCCGCACCCGGCGCCGAACTGCCCGCCGGGCTCGGCGACTTGCCGCGGCTGGACGTCGACGCGACCGCCGCGGGGCCCGCCCCCGAGGCGGACGTCGCCGACGGGGACCCCGCCCTGATCGTCTACACCTCCGGCACCACCGGCCCGCCCAAGGGCGCCGTCCTGTCCCGCCGGGCCCTCGCCACCACCCTGGACGCGCTCGCCGACGCCTGGCAGTGGACGGAGGCGGACGTCCTGGTGCACGGGCTGCCGCTGTTCCATGTGCACGGGCTCGTGCTGGGCGTCCTCGGCCCGCTGCGGCGCGGCGGCGGCGTCCGGCACCTGGGCCGGTTCAGCACCGAGGGCGTGGCCCGGGAGCTGAACGACGGCGCGAGCATGCTGTTCGGCGTGCCGACGATGTACCACCGCATCGCCGAGGCCCTGCCGGACGACCCCGCTCTGGCCGAGGCGCTGGGCCGGGCCCGGCTGCTGGTGTCGGGCTCGGCCGCGCTGCCCGTGCACGACCACGAACGGATCGCGGCTGCGACCGGGCGGCGGGTGATCGAACGGTACGGCATGACCGAGACCCTGATGAACACCAGTGTGCGGGCGGACGGCGAGGCCCGGGCCGGGACCGTCGGGGTGCCGCTGCCCGGCGTGGACCTGCGGCTGGTGGAGGAGGACGGCACGCCGATCGCCGCGTACGACGGGGAGAGCGTCGGCGAGATCCAGGTGCGCGGGCCGAACCTGTTCACCGAGTACCTGAACCGGCCCGACGCCACGGCCGCCGCGTTCACCGCCGACGGCTGGTTCCGCACCGGGGACATGGCGGTGCGCGAGCCGGACGGGTACGTGCGGATCGTCGGACGCAAGGCCACCGATCTGATCAAGAGCGGCGGTTACAAGATCGGCGCGGGCGAGATCGAGAACGCGCTGCTGGAGCATCCGGGGGTGCGGGAGGCGGCGGTCACCGGGGAGCCGGATCCGGACCTGGGCGAGCGGATCGTGGCCTGGATCGTCCCGGCCGACCCCCAGGCACCGCCCGCCGCCGAGGAGCTGGCGGACCACGTGGCCCGTCGCCTCGCCCCGCACAAGCGCCCCCGCGTCGTCCACCACCTGCGGGCGCTCCCCCGCAACGACATGGGCAAGATCATGAAGCGGGCCCTGGTGGCCGGTGCCTGA